From Actinosynnema mirum DSM 43827, a single genomic window includes:
- a CDS encoding ATP-binding protein encodes MSTTSPAGPAGPAALVGAEDLLTRLAALERRIRDAVAARRATDPAPDDPFRGLYLSDEVIDSLLATPREAFAPFHDPASPGRLGHLARTAALSTVDVELLLVALAPDVDSRFEQFYGYLNDDVTRRRATTGLALRLCGLPEGASAGRTRLDPAAPLLTAGLLVVEDRDRPFLTRSLRVPDRVVAHLLGDDRPDPALAGLARVADDLARPAAPLPGADRLVRGLRAGIRLAHLRERPGGGGREVASAALLEAGFAVLEVDAERLAAEPDRVALRAAVLREAVLRGAGIVLGPVDEEPALDALRHPAVPLAVHGPIAWNPRWSVDPPVLHEAVPLPVSARAELWAAGLRGPVAPGVDPAAATEHFVLGAGQIARAAEAASVAALADGEDITVAHLRAGARSQNAAGLQRLARRVEPAVTWDDLVLPGPVVGQLKELASRAEHRDRVIDRWRMRPGGGRGRGLTGLFAGDSGTGKTMSAEVIAASLGLDLYTVNLATVVDKYVGETEKNLERIFTEASGVNGVLLFDEADAIFGKRSEVRDAHDRYANIESAYLLQRMETFDGIAVLATNLRANLDEAFTRRLDVVVDFPLPDGEQRRALWDHCLGPHAPRGALDLDFLAGAFELAGGHIRSAAVTAAYLAAEGDRVVGMREVVGAVAREYRKLGRLVGEREFGRYLELVRPFGQ; translated from the coding sequence GTGAGCACCACGAGCCCCGCAGGTCCCGCGGGCCCCGCGGCTCTCGTCGGCGCCGAGGACCTGCTCACCCGCCTGGCCGCGCTGGAGCGCCGCATCCGCGACGCCGTCGCCGCCCGCCGCGCCACCGACCCCGCTCCCGACGACCCGTTCCGCGGCCTCTACCTGTCCGACGAGGTCATCGACTCGCTGCTCGCCACCCCGCGCGAGGCGTTCGCCCCGTTCCACGACCCCGCCTCGCCCGGTCGCCTCGGCCACCTGGCCCGGACCGCGGCTCTGTCCACTGTGGACGTCGAGCTGCTGCTCGTCGCGCTCGCGCCGGACGTGGACAGCAGGTTCGAGCAGTTCTACGGCTACCTCAACGACGACGTCACCCGCCGCCGCGCCACCACGGGGCTCGCGCTGCGCCTGTGCGGCCTTCCCGAGGGCGCCTCGGCCGGTCGCACCCGCCTTGACCCGGCCGCGCCGCTGCTCACCGCCGGCCTGCTCGTCGTGGAGGACCGCGACCGCCCGTTCCTGACCAGGTCGCTGCGCGTGCCCGACCGCGTCGTCGCCCACCTGCTCGGCGACGACCGCCCCGACCCGGCGCTCGCCGGTCTCGCGCGCGTGGCCGACGACCTCGCCCGCCCGGCCGCGCCGCTGCCCGGCGCGGACCGCCTGGTGCGCGGCCTGCGCGCCGGAATCCGCCTGGCGCACCTGAGGGAGCGCCCCGGCGGCGGCGGTCGCGAGGTCGCGTCGGCGGCGCTGCTCGAAGCCGGGTTCGCGGTGCTGGAGGTCGACGCCGAGCGCCTCGCCGCCGAACCGGACCGGGTCGCGCTGCGCGCCGCCGTGCTGCGCGAGGCGGTGCTGCGCGGCGCCGGGATCGTGCTCGGGCCGGTCGACGAGGAGCCCGCGCTGGACGCGCTGCGCCACCCCGCCGTGCCCCTGGCGGTGCACGGCCCGATCGCCTGGAACCCGCGCTGGAGCGTCGATCCGCCGGTGCTGCACGAGGCCGTCCCGCTGCCGGTGTCCGCCCGCGCCGAGCTGTGGGCCGCCGGGCTGCGCGGACCGGTCGCGCCCGGCGTCGACCCGGCCGCCGCCACCGAGCACTTCGTGCTGGGCGCGGGCCAGATCGCGCGCGCCGCCGAGGCCGCGTCGGTGGCTGCGCTCGCCGACGGCGAGGACATCACCGTGGCGCACCTGCGCGCCGGGGCCCGCAGCCAGAACGCGGCGGGGCTGCAGCGGTTGGCGCGGCGCGTCGAGCCCGCCGTGACGTGGGACGACCTGGTGCTGCCCGGCCCGGTCGTCGGCCAGCTCAAGGAGCTGGCGTCGCGCGCCGAGCACCGGGACCGGGTGATCGACCGCTGGCGGATGCGGCCGGGCGGCGGGCGCGGGCGCGGCCTGACCGGGCTGTTCGCCGGCGACTCGGGCACCGGCAAGACCATGTCGGCGGAGGTGATCGCGGCCTCGCTGGGCCTTGACCTGTACACGGTCAACCTGGCCACCGTCGTCGACAAGTACGTGGGCGAGACCGAGAAGAACCTGGAGCGGATCTTCACCGAGGCGTCCGGGGTCAACGGCGTGCTGCTGTTCGACGAGGCCGACGCGATCTTCGGCAAGCGCTCGGAGGTGCGCGACGCGCACGACCGGTACGCCAACATCGAGTCCGCGTACCTGCTGCAGCGCATGGAGACCTTCGACGGGATCGCCGTGCTGGCCACGAACCTGCGGGCGAACCTGGACGAGGCGTTCACCCGCCGCCTGGACGTGGTCGTGGACTTCCCGCTGCCGGACGGGGAGCAGCGGCGCGCGCTGTGGGACCACTGCCTCGGCCCGCACGCCCCCAGGGGCGCGCTGGACCTGGACTTCCTGGCCGGCGCGTTCGAGCTGGCGGGCGGGCACATCCGGTCGGCGGCGGTGACGGCGGCGTACCTGGCGGCCGAGGGCGACCGGGTCGTCGGGATGCGCGAGGTGGTCGGCGCGGTGGCGCGCGAGTACCGCAAGCTGGGCAGGCTGGTGGGGGAGCGCGAGTTCGGGCGCTACCTGGAGCTGGTCCGCCCGTTCGGGCAGTGA
- a CDS encoding phage tail protein: MAELDEAVAVCFVVRIDDESLGSFNSCDGLSVEFSVEQHEEGGNNGMVWQLPTRVKYSNVKLSRPVTKDSAKILKWISGMAGGIKRKTAVIEARTLEGSVITSWSLTGVVPVRWSGPQLSLDSPKVAVETLELAHHGFLSSVR; encoded by the coding sequence GTGGCCGAACTGGATGAGGCGGTGGCGGTCTGCTTCGTCGTGCGCATCGACGACGAGAGCCTCGGGTCGTTCAACAGCTGCGACGGCCTGAGCGTCGAGTTCTCGGTGGAGCAGCACGAGGAGGGCGGCAACAACGGCATGGTGTGGCAGCTGCCCACCCGCGTCAAGTACTCCAACGTCAAGCTCTCCCGCCCGGTCACCAAGGACAGCGCCAAGATCCTCAAGTGGATCTCCGGCATGGCGGGCGGGATCAAGCGCAAGACCGCCGTCATCGAGGCCCGCACCCTTGAGGGCTCCGTCATCACCAGCTGGTCCCTCACCGGCGTCGTCCCGGTGCGCTGGAGCGGCCCGCAGCTCTCGCTCGACTCGCCCAAGGTCGCGGTCGAGACGCTGGAGCTGGCCCACCACGGCTTCCTCAGCTCGGTGCGGTGA
- a CDS encoding LysM peptidoglycan-binding domain-containing protein: protein MASPITFTSAGTGAASSYGAPSNLQKAVLSVHKPPKAGGAAKPGELMHDITFQFNPRELSLTKSTRWERDLQPNHKKSGTPEYKGAEPVKLSLEVFLDSTEHMDDGVVRKVEQLFACCVPTEDSRRQGKGSPPWVVFKWGGMTGFPAFVASVAAKYTLFTPAGVPVRAVCTVSLEEISGELGGQNPTSGALAARDSHVLVAGDTLQSLAYRAYGDPNLWREIAEANNIDDPMRLRPGSRLLLPALEEVRGG from the coding sequence GTGGCCTCCCCGATCACCTTCACCTCCGCCGGGACCGGCGCGGCCAGCAGCTACGGCGCCCCCAGCAACCTGCAGAAGGCCGTGCTGAGCGTGCACAAGCCGCCGAAGGCCGGTGGCGCCGCCAAGCCCGGCGAGCTGATGCACGACATCACCTTCCAGTTCAACCCGCGCGAGCTGTCGCTGACCAAGTCGACCAGGTGGGAGCGCGACCTCCAGCCCAACCACAAGAAGTCCGGCACCCCCGAGTACAAGGGCGCCGAGCCGGTGAAGCTGTCCCTGGAGGTGTTCCTGGACTCCACCGAGCACATGGACGACGGCGTGGTGCGCAAGGTGGAGCAGCTGTTCGCCTGCTGCGTGCCGACCGAGGACAGCCGCCGGCAGGGCAAGGGCTCCCCGCCGTGGGTGGTGTTCAAGTGGGGCGGCATGACCGGGTTCCCGGCGTTCGTCGCGAGCGTCGCCGCCAAGTACACCCTGTTCACCCCGGCCGGAGTGCCGGTGCGCGCGGTGTGCACGGTGTCCCTGGAGGAGATCTCCGGCGAGCTGGGCGGCCAGAACCCCACCTCCGGCGCGCTCGCCGCCCGCGACTCGCACGTGCTGGTCGCGGGCGACACGCTCCAGTCGCTGGCGTACCGGGCCTACGGCGACCCCAACCTGTGGCGGGAGATCGCCGAGGCCAACAACATCGACGACCCGATGCGGCTGCGCCCCGGCTCCCGGCTGCTGCTGCCCGCGCTGGAGGAGGTGCGCGGTGGCTGA
- a CDS encoding DUF4157 domain-containing protein, translated as MRGHEHDHEQDGRARPPGERAEREDHALLGRAVAAGRPEVLGAGGVLGLQRAVGNAGVASALEESVEPAESPVHEVVGSGRGAPLDAGVRADMEGRFGTSFADVRVHTDGAAHSSARSVNAQAYTVGSNIVFQSGGYDPGSAAGRHVLAHELTHVVQQRNGPVDGSDVGGGVRLSDPSDRFEREASANADRLMAQPAGQPAVQRVEEEAPAEDVAEEPVAQTYVPGAASVQRSAEEGEGEGEE; from the coding sequence GTGCGCGGACATGAGCACGACCACGAGCAGGACGGCCGCGCCCGGCCACCGGGCGAGCGGGCCGAGCGCGAGGACCACGCCCTGCTCGGCCGGGCGGTCGCGGCCGGGCGGCCTGAGGTGCTGGGGGCGGGCGGCGTCCTCGGGTTGCAGCGGGCGGTCGGCAACGCCGGGGTGGCGTCGGCGCTGGAGGAGTCGGTGGAACCGGCCGAGTCGCCGGTGCACGAGGTGGTGGGCTCCGGTCGCGGCGCGCCGCTGGACGCCGGGGTGCGCGCGGACATGGAGGGGCGGTTCGGCACCTCGTTCGCGGACGTGCGGGTGCACACGGACGGCGCGGCGCACAGCTCGGCCAGGTCGGTGAACGCGCAGGCCTACACGGTGGGGTCGAACATCGTGTTCCAGAGCGGCGGCTACGACCCCGGCTCCGCCGCCGGGCGGCACGTGCTGGCGCACGAGCTGACGCACGTGGTGCAGCAGCGCAACGGGCCCGTGGACGGCTCGGACGTCGGGGGCGGGGTGCGGCTGAGCGACCCGTCGGACCGGTTCGAGCGCGAGGCGAGCGCCAACGCGGACCGGCTGATGGCGCAGCCCGCCGGGCAACCCGCCGTGCAGCGGGTCGAGGAGGAGGCCCCGGCGGAGGACGTGGCGGAGGAGCCGGTGGCGCAGACGTACGTGCCGGGCGCGGCGTCGGTGCAGCGCTCGGCCGAGGAGGGCGAGGGCGAGGGCGAGGAGTAG
- a CDS encoding DUF4255 domain-containing protein encodes MIHEVDEALRRLVREHALSGTDVEVAFEAPTKDWAARRNAPTVNVYLYDIREDLRRRQRGMLNSYDDRGQVVSRRLPPRHVKLSYLVTAWVQRTEDEHRLLSDLLVGLLRHESVPAPLLTGSLAALELPVPMSCALPPPEDRAFADVWSALGGELKPSLDVVVSAPVDTGRAYPAAPPARTVRVDLGDTTLDGVA; translated from the coding sequence ATGATCCACGAGGTGGACGAGGCGCTGCGACGCCTGGTGAGGGAACACGCCCTGAGCGGCACGGACGTCGAGGTCGCCTTCGAGGCCCCGACGAAGGACTGGGCCGCGCGGCGCAACGCGCCCACGGTCAACGTCTACCTCTACGACATCCGCGAGGACCTGCGCCGCCGCCAGCGCGGGATGCTCAACTCCTACGACGACCGCGGCCAGGTCGTGTCCCGCCGCCTGCCGCCGCGCCACGTCAAGCTGTCCTACCTCGTCACGGCGTGGGTGCAGCGCACCGAGGACGAGCACCGCCTGCTGTCCGACCTGCTGGTGGGGCTGCTGCGGCACGAGTCCGTGCCCGCCCCGCTGCTCACCGGCTCGCTGGCCGCGCTGGAGCTGCCGGTGCCGATGTCCTGCGCGCTGCCGCCGCCGGAGGACCGCGCGTTCGCCGACGTGTGGAGCGCGCTCGGCGGCGAGCTGAAGCCGTCGCTGGACGTCGTGGTGTCCGCGCCGGTCGACACCGGACGCGCCTACCCGGCCGCGCCGCCCGCCCGCACCGTGCGCGTCGACCTGGGCGACACCACGCTCGACGGTGTCGCGTGA
- a CDS encoding DUF6760 family protein produces the protein MTYAVDRLHEEVAYVAYHFHWSLDSILDLEHHDRLRYAAEIARINTRR, from the coding sequence GTGACGTACGCGGTCGACCGGCTCCACGAGGAGGTCGCGTACGTCGCCTACCACTTCCACTGGTCGCTGGACTCGATCCTCGACCTGGAGCACCACGACCGGCTGCGGTACGCGGCCGAGATCGCCCGCATCAACACCAGGCGGTGA
- a CDS encoding phage tail sheath family protein, with product MPTYLSPGVYVEEVEAGARPIEGVGTAVAAFVGFAGRGPFNTPTLVSNWAQYAQTFGDFVEGTYLGQAVYGYFLNGGGNCYVVRIGGERDDAGTGGGPSGNGALPSGATGVLGGYKVTAKAIGAGDITVEVADAAGENPAEDRFTLLVKDAGKVVETHHVTTKRTKENVVTVVREKSNLITVEELANPPAKADRGAVALRADESAPTAVPGKVAADDYVGDVADRTGFGGLEAIDEITMVAVPDLMSAYQRDQISLEGVKAVQLAMIAHCEQMGDRMAVLDPPPALNPQQVRDWRQNVAGYDSKYAALYYPWVKVFDAAGDDHLFVPPSGHMAGVWARTDAGRGVHKAPANEVVRGAVALQTQLTKNEQELLNPIGVNCVRSFPGRGIRVWGARTLSSDPAWRYLNVRRLFNYLEESILSGTQWVVFEPNDDALWARIRRTISAFLVNEWRKGALFGLTPDEAFYVKCDRETNPAEAIDAGQVVCEVGIAPVKPAEFVVFRLAQFSGGTSLVNE from the coding sequence ATGCCCACCTATCTCTCGCCGGGGGTGTACGTCGAGGAGGTGGAGGCGGGCGCCCGCCCCATCGAGGGCGTCGGCACCGCCGTGGCCGCCTTCGTCGGGTTCGCCGGGCGCGGGCCGTTCAACACCCCGACGCTGGTGTCGAACTGGGCCCAGTACGCGCAGACCTTCGGCGACTTCGTCGAGGGCACCTACCTCGGCCAGGCCGTCTACGGCTACTTCCTCAACGGCGGCGGCAACTGCTACGTCGTCCGCATCGGCGGCGAGCGCGACGACGCGGGCACGGGCGGCGGGCCGTCGGGCAACGGCGCGCTGCCGTCCGGCGCCACCGGCGTGCTCGGCGGCTACAAGGTCACCGCCAAGGCGATCGGCGCGGGCGACATCACCGTCGAGGTCGCCGACGCGGCGGGCGAGAACCCCGCCGAGGACCGCTTCACCCTGCTGGTCAAGGACGCGGGCAAGGTCGTCGAGACCCACCACGTGACGACCAAGCGCACCAAGGAGAACGTCGTCACCGTGGTCAGGGAGAAGTCGAACCTGATCACCGTCGAGGAGCTGGCGAACCCGCCAGCCAAGGCCGACCGGGGCGCCGTCGCGCTGCGCGCCGACGAGTCCGCGCCGACCGCCGTCCCCGGCAAGGTCGCCGCCGACGACTACGTGGGCGACGTCGCCGACCGCACCGGCTTCGGCGGCCTGGAGGCCATCGACGAGATCACCATGGTCGCGGTGCCCGACCTGATGAGCGCCTACCAGCGGGACCAGATCTCGCTGGAGGGCGTGAAGGCCGTGCAGCTGGCCATGATCGCCCACTGCGAGCAGATGGGCGACCGGATGGCCGTCCTCGACCCGCCGCCCGCGCTGAACCCGCAGCAGGTCCGCGACTGGCGGCAGAACGTCGCGGGCTACGACTCGAAGTACGCGGCCCTGTACTACCCGTGGGTCAAGGTGTTCGACGCCGCCGGCGACGACCACCTGTTCGTCCCGCCGAGCGGCCACATGGCGGGCGTGTGGGCGCGCACCGACGCCGGTCGCGGCGTGCACAAGGCCCCCGCCAACGAGGTCGTGCGCGGCGCGGTGGCGCTCCAGACGCAGCTCACCAAGAACGAGCAGGAGCTGCTCAACCCCATCGGCGTCAACTGCGTCCGCTCGTTCCCCGGCCGGGGCATCCGGGTGTGGGGCGCGCGGACCCTCTCGTCCGACCCGGCGTGGCGCTACCTGAACGTGCGCAGGCTCTTCAACTACCTGGAGGAGTCGATCCTCAGCGGCACCCAGTGGGTCGTGTTCGAGCCGAACGACGACGCCCTGTGGGCCCGCATCCGCCGCACCATCAGCGCGTTCCTGGTCAACGAGTGGCGCAAGGGCGCCCTGTTCGGGCTCACCCCCGACGAGGCGTTCTACGTCAAGTGCGACCGCGAGACCAACCCGGCCGAGGCGATCGACGCCGGCCAGGTCGTGTGCGAGGTGGGCATCGCCCCGGTGAAGCCCGCCGAGTTCGTCGTCTTCCGCCTGGCGCAGTTCTCCGGCGGCACCAGCCTCGTCAACGAGTGA
- a CDS encoding DUF397 domain-containing protein encodes MTDLGGGGGAGSCARWRKSSRSTNVANCVELALGGAVAAVRDSKNPAGAVLLFPRPRWAAFLAGWR; translated from the coding sequence GTGACGGACCTCGGCGGTGGCGGCGGCGCGGGCTCGTGCGCGCGGTGGCGCAAGAGCAGCCGGAGCACGAACGTGGCGAACTGCGTGGAGCTGGCGCTGGGTGGCGCGGTGGCGGCGGTCCGCGACTCGAAGAACCCGGCGGGCGCGGTGCTGCTGTTCCCCCGGCCGCGGTGGGCGGCTTTCCTGGCGGGGTGGCGGTAG
- a CDS encoding helix-turn-helix domain-containing protein: protein MPGNAYTSVKSRTVAGALRTYREQHGLSCEDVASVLGVSSSKISRMETGKSGLQVEDVSALLGYYKVPGARRRELLDLMRRGEELGWWERQAGLPKLWRALIDFENKATGVHNYESMVVPGLVQTAEYTRALIRSLDPALPEHELDALVTTRMARQAVLNRASAPEYLAVLHEAALRIRVGDEGVMRRQLRYLLDVAERSNVVVRVTPMGAGAHVGLSGAFTLLEFAHEPAVVFVENQSTGLFLDGAAEVDGYRRAWGRIVDVSLSPGATAELLAELVEERP, encoded by the coding sequence ATGCCAGGGAACGCCTACACGTCGGTGAAGTCGCGCACGGTCGCGGGCGCTCTGCGGACGTACCGCGAGCAGCACGGGCTGAGCTGCGAGGACGTCGCGAGCGTGCTCGGCGTGTCCTCCAGCAAGATCAGCCGGATGGAGACCGGCAAGAGCGGCCTGCAGGTCGAGGACGTCTCCGCGCTGCTGGGGTACTACAAGGTGCCCGGCGCCAGGCGCAGGGAGCTGCTGGACCTGATGCGGCGCGGCGAGGAGCTGGGCTGGTGGGAGCGGCAGGCCGGGCTGCCCAAGCTGTGGCGGGCGCTGATCGACTTCGAGAACAAGGCGACCGGGGTCCACAACTACGAGTCCATGGTCGTGCCGGGACTGGTCCAGACCGCGGAGTACACGCGGGCGCTGATCCGCTCGCTGGACCCGGCGCTGCCCGAGCACGAGCTGGACGCCCTGGTGACCACGCGGATGGCGCGCCAGGCGGTGCTGAACCGGGCGAGCGCGCCGGAGTACCTGGCGGTGCTGCACGAGGCGGCGCTGCGCATCCGGGTCGGCGACGAGGGCGTGATGCGCAGGCAGCTGCGGTACCTGCTGGACGTGGCCGAGCGGTCGAACGTGGTGGTGCGGGTGACGCCGATGGGCGCGGGGGCGCACGTCGGGCTGTCGGGGGCGTTCACGCTGCTGGAGTTCGCGCACGAGCCCGCGGTGGTGTTCGTGGAGAACCAGTCGACGGGCCTGTTCCTGGACGGGGCGGCCGAGGTCGACGGGTACCGGCGGGCGTGGGGGCGGATCGTGGACGTGAGCCTGTCGCCGGGGGCGACGGCGGAGCTGCTGGCGGAACTGGTGGAGGAGCGGCCGTGA
- a CDS encoding phage tail protein: protein MALPELDTSVGHSFGLEVDGVAIKQISEVSGLKMEQDVIELKQNTADGKYVIKKLPGRPKAGEVTLTRGLTGDNSFEKWVKDAHFGKMTSARKGGAIIVYDYEGTAIKRYKLTNAWPKSLEIGSLKAGDTSVLTEKLVVTYEMMEVE, encoded by the coding sequence ATGGCACTCCCCGAACTCGACACGTCGGTCGGCCACTCGTTCGGCCTGGAGGTCGACGGCGTCGCGATCAAGCAGATCTCCGAGGTGTCCGGGCTCAAGATGGAGCAGGACGTCATCGAGCTCAAGCAGAACACCGCCGACGGCAAGTACGTCATCAAGAAGCTGCCCGGCCGCCCCAAGGCGGGCGAGGTCACGCTCACCCGCGGCCTCACCGGCGACAACAGCTTCGAGAAGTGGGTCAAGGACGCCCACTTCGGCAAGATGACCTCGGCCCGCAAGGGCGGTGCGATCATCGTCTACGACTACGAGGGCACCGCGATCAAGCGCTACAAGCTGACCAACGCGTGGCCCAAGAGCCTGGAGATCGGCTCGCTCAAGGCCGGTGACACCAGCGTCCTCACCGAGAAGCTCGTGGTCACCTACGAGATGATGGAAGTCGAGTAG